From Bacteroidota bacterium:
ATCGCATCGAGCCGCTCGCCCGGATGAATCTCGACGCGAACAACAAGCTAGCCTGGCTCGCCGGGGGCTTCCCAGCAGCATCGCTCGCTTCGGTAACGGACCGAAAGCTGGCGTGCGACGCGCTCCAGTGCGGCAATGACTACATCGATCCAGGCGAGGTGATGGAAGTCACCATTGATTTCGAGAACATCGGTTTGGGTCCACTCTCCGGGGCAACGTACCGGCTTGTCAGCGACAACCCGAACCTCATCCCACCGAGCGAGACAGGCCGCATCGCACTGGCAGCGGGGGGCGTCACGAGCGACACGCTGGATGTTCAAGTGCGCCCTGAGACGCCGCTCGGGATTGAGGAGGGGCTCGCTGTCGAAATCGACATCGCCGGGGCGGTCTTCACGTTCCAGCTCGACCCAGTCTTGATCGGCACCGAACTGCCACTGTTTGAAGACGAGGCAAGCACCCTTACCAACTGGAGCCTGGCGGGCAACACGGCCTGGCGAGTGACGACCGATGGAGACGCCGGTTCGGTGTTCACGGAATCACCGGACGGCTTCTACGGCCTGGACGCCACCGCCACCCTGATTCTCGACGAACCGCTCGACCTGAGGGGGGTATCTCGCCCAATCCTGTCGTTCGACACCCGATGGGACATCGAGCCGGATTACGACGGGGGGCAGGTGCTTCTCTCAAGCAATGGGCGTCCGTTCGTAGCGCTCAAAGGCGTCTACACGACGCCCGGGGCAGATACGGGTGATTTTGGTATCCAGGAAGTGGGGGCACCCTACTACGATGGAACGCAATCGACCTGGGTCCGCGAACATGTCTCCCTGTCCAACTACGCGGGGTTCGCGGGGCTGACCTTGGCGTTTCAGTTTCAGTCCGATGACTTCGTCGTAGCGGACGGCTGGTACGTGGACAACATCCGCGTGAGTGAGCTCGTGAGCATCTTCGACGTGGACGCCGAGGCACAGCCTGAGGCCATGGAGCTAAGCATCGGGGCCCTGTATCCCAACCCGACGGCGGGCGATCTCGTCGTAGACTTCGCGCTGCCTGCCACAGGGGCCGCCGTTGTTGAGGTGTTCGACCTGCTCGGGCGCCGCGTGGCCGTACTGGCCGATGGCGAACTCCTGGCGGGCGCGCACCGGCTCACGTGGGACGGTCGAAGCGCACACGGGCGCCCGCTCAGCACAGGGACCTACGTCCTGCGGCTCGCAGCGGACGGGCGCGTCCTCACCCGGCGCTTCGTCCGGGTCGGAGGCTAGTCTCGGTCGCTGCGGCTAGCCACACGGTTTGAGCGCGGGCGGCGCGCGCACAGCGGAATAGTTGTACCCTGTGCATGACACAGGCACGGCCTCGCGGGTAGATGGCGTGCGTCCTTCCGAATCAAAAAGCGCCCCACGTCCCCCGATGATGCCTCGTTTCGCCCCCGCTGCTACTCTCGCGCTGGTCTTCACGTTCGCGCTGGCAGCGCCACCCACTCTGGGACAGGCAGAGCCGTTGTCCTACGCCGAGGTCTGCTTCACGCAGCCTATGGAGACCCTGATCCCGTCCCTGGCCAGCGCGGGCCTCGCCCTCGACCACGCCCATCGTCACAAGACTCCCCTGGGCATGGAGACGTGCGCGGTGCTCAACGACGCCGAGCAGGCCCGCCTCGCCCAGCGCGCCATCCCCCACCGCCTCGCCGTC
This genomic window contains:
- a CDS encoding T9SS type A sorting domain-containing protein, with the translated sequence RIEPLARMNLDANNKLAWLAGGFPAASLASVTDRKLACDALQCGNDYIDPGEVMEVTIDFENIGLGPLSGATYRLVSDNPNLIPPSETGRIALAAGGVTSDTLDVQVRPETPLGIEEGLAVEIDIAGAVFTFQLDPVLIGTELPLFEDEASTLTNWSLAGNTAWRVTTDGDAGSVFTESPDGFYGLDATATLILDEPLDLRGVSRPILSFDTRWDIEPDYDGGQVLLSSNGRPFVALKGVYTTPGADTGDFGIQEVGAPYYDGTQSTWVREHVSLSNYAGFAGLTLAFQFQSDDFVVADGWYVDNIRVSELVSIFDVDAEAQPEAMELSIGALYPNPTAGDLVVDFALPATGAAVVEVFDLLGRRVAVLADGELLAGAHRLTWDGRSAHGRPLSTGTYVLRLAADGRVLTRRFVRVGG